In Bacillus cereus ATCC 14579, a single window of DNA contains:
- the hisS gene encoding histidine--tRNA ligase produces MSIQIPRGTQDILPGTVELWQYIEGQAREICRRYNYKEIRTPIFEHTELFLRGVGDTTDIVQKEMYSFQDRGERSLTLRPEGTAPVVRSYVENKMFGDATQPTKLYYIGQMFRYERPQAGRYRQFVQFGIEAIGSNDPAIDAEVIALAVEFYRGMGLKNIKVVLNSLGDAASRQAHRDALIAHFEPRIGEFCSDCQSRLEKNPLRILDCKKDRNHELMGTAPSITEYLNEDSAVYYDKVQELLTMMDVPFEKDPNLVRGLDYYQHTVFEIMSEAEGFGAITTLSGGGRYNGLVQEIGGPEMPGIGFAMSIERLIMALKAENIELPLEHSIDCYVVALGEKAKDHAAKVAFDLRKAGLSVEKDYLDRKMKAQFKSADRLKAKFVAVLGEDELDKGIINLKDMATGEQEEVALDVFASYVAEKLI; encoded by the coding sequence ATGTCTATTCAAATCCCACGCGGAACGCAAGATATTCTTCCAGGCACTGTTGAGTTATGGCAGTATATCGAAGGGCAAGCACGCGAAATTTGCCGTCGTTACAATTATAAAGAAATTCGTACACCAATTTTTGAACACACTGAGCTATTTTTACGCGGTGTTGGTGATACGACAGATATCGTACAAAAAGAAATGTACTCATTCCAAGATCGTGGAGAGCGTAGCTTAACATTACGTCCAGAAGGTACTGCACCTGTTGTACGTTCTTACGTTGAAAATAAAATGTTTGGTGATGCGACACAACCAACGAAATTATACTATATCGGTCAAATGTTCCGTTATGAAAGACCACAAGCAGGTCGCTATCGTCAATTCGTACAATTCGGTATCGAAGCAATCGGCAGTAATGACCCTGCAATTGATGCAGAAGTAATTGCACTTGCTGTTGAATTTTACCGCGGCATGGGCTTAAAAAATATTAAAGTTGTATTAAACAGTTTAGGTGACGCAGCGAGCCGTCAAGCACACCGTGATGCATTAATCGCACACTTTGAGCCACGTATCGGCGAATTCTGTTCTGACTGTCAATCTCGCTTAGAAAAGAACCCACTTCGAATTTTAGACTGTAAGAAAGACCGTAACCATGAATTAATGGGAACAGCACCATCTATTACAGAATACTTAAACGAAGATTCAGCAGTATACTATGACAAAGTTCAAGAACTATTAACGATGATGGATGTTCCATTTGAAAAAGATCCGAACTTAGTGCGTGGTTTAGACTACTATCAACACACTGTTTTTGAAATTATGAGTGAGGCAGAAGGTTTCGGTGCGATCACTACATTAAGCGGTGGTGGCCGTTATAACGGACTTGTACAAGAAATCGGTGGACCAGAAATGCCAGGTATCGGTTTTGCAATGAGTATTGAACGTTTAATTATGGCGCTAAAAGCTGAAAACATTGAATTACCACTTGAACATAGCATTGATTGTTACGTTGTAGCGCTTGGCGAAAAAGCGAAAGACCATGCTGCAAAAGTTGCGTTCGATCTTCGTAAAGCTGGATTGTCAGTTGAAAAAGATTATTTAGATCGCAAAATGAAAGCACAATTTAAATCAGCAGATCGTCTAAAGGCGAAATTTGTAGCTGTATTAGGAGAAGATGAGCTAGATAAAGGCATCATTAACTTAAAAGATATGGCAACAGGTGAACAAGAAGAAGTAGCGTTAGATGTATTTGCTTCATACGTAGCAGAGAAATTAATATAG
- a CDS encoding D-tyrosyl-tRNA(Tyr) deacylase, translated as MRVVLQRSKKASVTVDGEIVGQIPFGLTLLVGITHEDTEKDATYIAEKIANLRIFEDESGKMNHSVLDVEGQVLSISQFTLYGDCRKGRRPNFMDAAKPDYAERLYDFFNEEVRKQGLHVETGKFGAMMDVSLINDGPVTLIVESK; from the coding sequence ATGAGAGTTGTTTTACAACGATCAAAGAAAGCGTCTGTCACAGTAGACGGTGAGATCGTAGGACAAATTCCGTTCGGTTTAACATTACTAGTTGGCATTACGCACGAAGATACAGAAAAAGATGCAACTTACATTGCGGAAAAAATTGCAAACTTACGTATTTTTGAAGATGAGAGCGGAAAGATGAATCATTCTGTACTTGATGTAGAAGGACAAGTTCTATCTATTTCGCAATTCACATTATACGGAGATTGCCGCAAGGGCAGACGTCCAAACTTTATGGATGCTGCGAAACCTGATTATGCAGAGCGTTTATACGATTTCTTTAATGAAGAAGTTCGTAAACAAGGATTACATGTGGAAACAGGGAAGTTTGGAGCAATGATGGACGTTTCTTTAATCAATGATGGTCCGGTGACCTTAATTGTAGAAAGTAAATAG
- the relA gene encoding GTP diphosphokinase, whose translation MANEQVLTAEQVLEKASQYLADEDIELVARAYEYARDAHSEQYRKSGEPYIIHPIQVAGILVDLHMDPATVSAGFLHDVVEDTEITLEDIEREFNKEIAMLVDGVTKLGKIKYKSHEQQQAENHRKMFIAMAQDIRVILIKLADRLHNMRTLKHLPQEKQRRIANETLEIFAPLAHRLGISTIKWELEDTSLRYLNPQQYYRIVNLMKRKRAEREEYLDEVMTGIREKLKEVAIQPEISGRPKHIYSIYRKMALQNKQFNEIYDLLAVRVVVNSIKDCYAVLGIIHTCWKPMPGRFKDYIAMPKANLYQSLHTTVIGPKGDPLEVQIRTKEMHEIAEFGIAAHWAYKEGKTAETTGTLEKKLTWFRQILEWQNEASNAEEFMESLKIDLFSDMVFVFTPKGDVMELPLGSVPIDFAYRVHSEIGNKTIGAKVNGKMVTLDYKLKTGDIIEILTSKHSYGPSQDWVKLAQTSHAKNKIRQFFKKQRRDENIEKGRELVEKEVRGLEYEMKEVLAPDNLKRVAEKFNFANEEDMFAAVGYSGITASQIVTRLTDKFRKQREEEEIVEVKEVRKPMKIRKWDSGVKVSGADNLLIRLSKCCNPVPGDDIVGYITKGRGVSIHRRDCVNVHTEEAVERLLEVEWEGSPEKEIEYNVDIEISGYDRRGLLNEVLQAVTETKTYISAVSGRSDRNKMATINMSISIRNLQHLKKVVERIKRVPEIYAVRRMMH comes from the coding sequence ATGGCAAATGAGCAGGTACTAACAGCTGAACAGGTACTCGAGAAAGCAAGTCAATATTTAGCGGATGAAGATATTGAGCTAGTGGCACGTGCCTATGAATATGCACGTGATGCGCATAGCGAACAATATAGAAAATCGGGTGAACCGTATATTATTCATCCGATTCAAGTTGCAGGTATTTTAGTTGATTTACACATGGATCCAGCTACGGTATCAGCAGGTTTCTTACATGATGTAGTGGAAGATACAGAGATTACGTTAGAAGATATTGAACGGGAATTTAACAAAGAAATTGCTATGCTTGTTGATGGCGTTACAAAGCTTGGGAAGATCAAATATAAATCTCACGAACAACAACAAGCAGAAAACCATCGCAAAATGTTTATTGCAATGGCTCAAGATATTCGAGTTATTTTAATTAAACTAGCTGATCGTCTTCATAACATGCGTACATTGAAACATTTGCCTCAAGAGAAGCAGCGTCGCATAGCGAATGAAACGTTAGAAATCTTTGCACCTTTGGCACATAGACTCGGAATTAGTACTATTAAATGGGAGCTAGAGGATACGTCACTTCGCTATTTAAATCCACAACAATATTATCGTATTGTAAATTTAATGAAGCGTAAACGTGCAGAACGTGAAGAATATTTAGACGAAGTAATGACTGGTATTCGTGAGAAATTAAAAGAAGTTGCAATTCAACCTGAGATTTCTGGAAGACCGAAACATATTTACAGTATTTATCGTAAAATGGCACTGCAAAATAAGCAGTTCAATGAAATTTACGATTTATTAGCTGTACGTGTCGTTGTAAATAGTATTAAAGATTGTTATGCTGTGCTTGGAATTATTCATACGTGCTGGAAGCCGATGCCAGGTCGTTTTAAAGATTATATTGCAATGCCAAAAGCAAATCTATATCAATCTCTTCATACGACTGTAATTGGACCGAAAGGTGATCCACTTGAAGTGCAAATTCGTACGAAAGAAATGCACGAAATTGCAGAATTCGGGATCGCGGCACACTGGGCATACAAAGAAGGAAAAACAGCAGAAACAACAGGTACATTAGAGAAGAAACTCACATGGTTCCGTCAAATATTAGAATGGCAAAATGAAGCTTCTAATGCAGAAGAATTTATGGAGTCATTAAAAATTGATTTATTCTCTGACATGGTATTCGTCTTTACACCGAAAGGCGATGTAATGGAATTACCACTTGGATCTGTTCCGATTGATTTCGCGTATCGTGTCCATTCGGAAATTGGGAATAAAACAATTGGTGCAAAAGTAAACGGGAAAATGGTGACGCTGGATTATAAATTAAAAACAGGCGACATCATTGAAATTTTAACGTCGAAACATTCATATGGCCCAAGCCAGGATTGGGTAAAACTTGCTCAAACATCTCATGCGAAAAATAAAATTCGTCAATTCTTTAAGAAACAACGTAGAGACGAAAATATTGAAAAAGGCCGTGAACTTGTTGAAAAGGAAGTACGTGGTCTAGAGTATGAGATGAAAGAAGTATTGGCGCCGGATAACTTAAAACGCGTCGCTGAGAAATTTAACTTTGCAAATGAAGAAGATATGTTTGCAGCAGTTGGATATAGCGGAATTACAGCTTCGCAAATTGTTACGCGACTAACGGACAAGTTCCGCAAACAACGCGAAGAAGAAGAAATTGTTGAAGTTAAAGAAGTCCGTAAACCGATGAAAATTCGAAAATGGGATTCTGGTGTAAAGGTAAGCGGTGCTGATAATTTATTAATCCGTTTATCGAAATGCTGTAACCCAGTTCCGGGTGATGATATCGTTGGGTATATTACGAAAGGCCGAGGTGTATCAATTCACCGCCGTGATTGTGTAAATGTTCATACAGAAGAAGCTGTAGAACGATTATTAGAGGTAGAGTGGGAAGGTAGCCCTGAAAAAGAAATTGAGTATAACGTTGATATTGAAATTTCAGGTTACGATCGCCGCGGTTTATTAAATGAAGTACTGCAAGCTGTTACAGAGACGAAAACATACATTTCAGCTGTTTCTGGTAGAAGTGACCGTAATAAGATGGCAACAATTAATATGTCAATCTCGATTCGTAACTTACAACACTTGAAAAAAGTAGTAGAACGCATTAAACGCGTTCCAGAAATTTATGCAGTACGACGCATGATGCATTAA
- a CDS encoding adenine phosphoribosyltransferase, whose translation MDFKQHIAIVPDYPKEGIVFKDITPLMNDGKAYKAATDAIVEYAKERDIDVVVGPEARGFIIGCPVSYALEVGFAPVRKLGKLPREVITVDYGKEYGKDVLTIHKDAIKPGQRVLITDDLLATGGTIEATIKLVEELGGVVAGIAFLVELTYLDGRKMLDGYDVLVLEKY comes from the coding sequence ATGGATTTCAAGCAACATATCGCAATTGTACCGGATTATCCGAAAGAAGGTATTGTGTTTAAAGACATTACACCTTTAATGAATGACGGTAAAGCATACAAAGCAGCAACAGACGCAATCGTTGAGTACGCAAAAGAAAGAGATATCGATGTTGTAGTAGGACCAGAAGCTCGTGGTTTCATTATCGGTTGCCCAGTTTCTTATGCGTTAGAAGTAGGATTTGCGCCAGTTCGTAAATTAGGAAAATTACCACGTGAAGTAATTACAGTTGACTACGGTAAAGAATATGGTAAAGACGTTTTAACGATCCATAAAGATGCAATTAAGCCAGGTCAACGCGTATTAATTACAGATGATCTATTAGCTACAGGTGGAACAATCGAAGCGACAATTAAGTTAGTTGAAGAGCTAGGCGGAGTTGTAGCAGGAATTGCATTCTTAGTAGAACTTACTTACTTAGATGGTCGTAAAATGTTAGATGGTTACGATGTATTAGTATTAGAAAAATACTAA
- the recJ gene encoding single-stranded-DNA-specific exonuclease RecJ, translated as MLQPKTRWKEKEYNDERVSELASKLQLSPLVVSLFLGRGLDTEDKILDFLNTENQEFHDPFLLEGMDRTGERVNKAIQNGEQILIFGDYDADGVSSTTVLYLALQELGAEVEFYIPNRFTEGYGPNEEAFRWAHSAGVSLIITVDTGIAAVHEANVAKELGIDLIITDHHEPPPELPEALAIIHPKLDGGVYPFHYLAGVGVAFKVAHALLGRVPEHLLEIAVIGTVADLVSLHGENRLLVKRGLKHMRMTRNIGLKALFKVANVSQSEITEESIGFSIAPRINAVGRLEDAAPAVHLLLSDDPEEAKELAEEIDELNKLRKDIVKQITEEAIAEVENNFPPEENKVLVLAKEGWNPGVIGIVASKLVERFYRPTIVLSIDPIKETAKGSARSIAGFDLFANLSDCRELLPHFGGHPMAAGMTLHMNDVDELRRRLNEQADAILTEEDFIPITAVDVFCKVEDVTLAAIEDMQKLAPFGVGNPKPRIAVKDAELESIRAIGSDGSHLKMALRDGQATLDTIGFGFGAYAKEISPVAKVSVIGEASINEWNNFKKPQLMVQDIAVEAWQLFDWRSMRNAEANLAELPKEKITMVYFSEEVLNKFSLESYKEKLMHASEVTHLDDQYIVLLDLPKGTDELRELFKVGFPARIYTLFYQENNHLFSTVPTREHFKWYYSFLSQKTPFSLRQYGEQLCRHKGWSKDTVNFMTQVFFELEFVTIKDGVIFMADKKQKRDLIESNTYREKMNHLQLEKELVYSTYQQLYTWFETIRNHKEVEQLG; from the coding sequence GTGTTACAACCGAAGACGCGTTGGAAAGAAAAAGAATATAATGACGAGCGAGTGAGTGAATTAGCAAGTAAATTACAGTTATCGCCACTTGTCGTTTCGTTATTCCTCGGTAGAGGACTCGATACAGAAGATAAGATTTTAGATTTTTTAAATACAGAAAATCAAGAATTTCATGATCCATTTTTATTAGAAGGAATGGATAGAACGGGAGAACGTGTAAATAAGGCGATTCAAAATGGAGAGCAAATATTAATATTTGGTGATTACGATGCGGACGGAGTAAGTAGTACGACAGTTTTATATCTTGCTCTTCAAGAATTAGGTGCAGAAGTAGAATTTTACATTCCAAATCGTTTTACAGAAGGGTATGGACCGAACGAAGAAGCATTTCGTTGGGCGCATAGCGCAGGGGTCTCGCTAATTATTACTGTCGATACTGGTATTGCAGCGGTACATGAAGCGAATGTAGCGAAAGAGCTTGGAATAGATCTAATTATTACAGATCACCATGAGCCACCGCCAGAATTGCCAGAAGCACTTGCGATTATACATCCGAAATTAGATGGCGGTGTATATCCGTTTCACTATTTAGCTGGTGTAGGTGTTGCGTTTAAAGTTGCGCATGCACTATTAGGCCGTGTACCAGAACATTTATTAGAGATCGCAGTAATTGGTACAGTAGCCGATTTAGTATCACTTCATGGTGAAAATAGGTTGCTAGTGAAACGCGGTTTAAAACATATGCGTATGACGAGAAATATTGGTTTGAAGGCATTGTTTAAAGTTGCTAACGTTTCGCAAAGTGAAATTACCGAAGAGAGTATTGGTTTCTCAATTGCACCTCGTATTAATGCGGTTGGGCGTTTAGAAGATGCTGCGCCGGCTGTACACCTTTTATTATCAGATGATCCAGAGGAAGCGAAAGAGCTAGCTGAAGAAATTGATGAGCTGAACAAACTGCGAAAAGATATTGTAAAGCAAATTACAGAAGAGGCTATCGCTGAAGTGGAAAATAACTTCCCACCAGAAGAAAATAAAGTATTAGTACTTGCGAAAGAAGGCTGGAACCCAGGGGTAATTGGAATTGTTGCTTCGAAATTAGTTGAACGTTTTTATCGTCCGACGATTGTATTAAGCATTGATCCTATAAAAGAAACAGCAAAAGGCTCAGCACGTAGTATTGCAGGATTTGATTTGTTTGCAAATTTATCAGATTGTAGAGAGTTATTACCACACTTCGGAGGGCATCCGATGGCAGCGGGAATGACGCTACATATGAATGATGTAGATGAATTACGTCGCCGCTTAAATGAACAAGCAGATGCAATTTTAACAGAAGAAGATTTTATTCCAATTACAGCAGTTGATGTTTTTTGTAAAGTAGAGGATGTAACGCTAGCGGCAATTGAAGATATGCAAAAACTAGCCCCGTTTGGTGTTGGAAATCCGAAACCACGTATTGCAGTAAAAGATGCAGAGTTAGAAAGCATTCGCGCAATCGGATCAGATGGCTCTCATTTAAAAATGGCTCTTCGTGATGGACAAGCAACACTGGATACAATTGGATTTGGCTTTGGTGCATATGCGAAAGAAATCTCTCCAGTTGCAAAAGTATCTGTAATAGGAGAAGCGTCTATTAATGAATGGAATAACTTTAAGAAGCCACAACTAATGGTACAAGATATTGCTGTAGAGGCGTGGCAATTATTTGATTGGCGTAGTATGCGTAATGCAGAAGCAAATTTAGCAGAACTTCCGAAAGAAAAAATAACAATGGTGTATTTTTCTGAAGAGGTATTGAATAAATTTTCTTTAGAGAGCTATAAAGAAAAGCTCATGCATGCTTCAGAAGTAACGCATTTAGATGATCAATATATCGTGTTACTTGATTTACCAAAAGGAACAGATGAATTACGTGAGCTATTTAAGGTAGGATTCCCAGCGCGAATTTATACGCTATTTTATCAAGAGAATAACCACTTATTTAGTACAGTTCCGACGAGAGAACACTTTAAATGGTACTATTCTTTCTTAAGCCAAAAAACACCATTTTCTTTAAGACAATATGGAGAACAACTATGTCGTCATAAAGGTTGGTCAAAAGATACAGTAAATTTCATGACACAGGTGTTTTTTGAGTTAGAATTTGTTACAATAAAAGATGGCGTCATTTTTATGGCAGACAAAAAACAAAAGCGTGATTTAATTGAATCGAACACATATCGTGAGAAAATGAACCACTTACAATTAGAAAAAGAATTGGTTTATAGCACATATCAGCAACTATATACATGGTTTGAAACGATTCGTAATCATAAAGAAGTAGAACAGTTAGGGTAA
- a CDS encoding cation diffusion facilitator family transporter, with the protein MEKDERFKQAEFGAIVGIVGNIILAIVKAVIGYIGNSKALLADAVHSASDVIGSLAVLFGLRAAKQPPDEDHPYGHGKAESISAIIVAVLLFIVGLEIAISSIKAFSQELEPPKGITIFAVVLSIVVKEGMFQYKFRLGKRVNSDAIIANAYEHRSDVFSSIAALIGICAAIIGGKLGIDWLVYADPIAGLVVSLLVVKMAWSIGAEAIHATLDHVLHEEDVIPLREAVLQVDGVKKIGSLYAREHGHYVIVDIKVSVDPYITVEEGHRIGKHVKEILMKQDNVQNVFVHINPYSPN; encoded by the coding sequence ATGGAAAAAGATGAACGTTTTAAACAGGCCGAGTTTGGTGCTATTGTCGGGATCGTTGGTAATATTATATTAGCGATTGTAAAGGCGGTAATTGGTTATATTGGGAACAGTAAAGCGCTATTAGCGGATGCCGTGCATTCTGCATCAGATGTAATAGGTTCGCTAGCTGTACTTTTTGGATTGCGAGCGGCAAAGCAGCCACCTGATGAGGATCATCCGTATGGTCATGGTAAAGCGGAATCGATTTCAGCGATTATTGTTGCGGTATTATTATTTATTGTGGGACTTGAAATCGCGATTTCGTCTATAAAAGCTTTTTCGCAAGAACTAGAACCGCCGAAAGGAATTACGATATTTGCTGTTGTTCTTTCAATCGTCGTGAAAGAAGGAATGTTTCAATATAAATTCCGATTAGGGAAAAGAGTAAACAGTGATGCAATTATTGCAAATGCATATGAGCACCGTTCGGATGTATTTTCTTCAATTGCAGCTTTAATCGGTATTTGTGCAGCTATAATAGGTGGTAAGCTTGGTATAGACTGGCTTGTATACGCTGATCCAATTGCGGGATTAGTTGTTTCACTTCTTGTTGTAAAAATGGCATGGAGCATTGGAGCGGAAGCAATTCATGCAACGCTTGACCATGTTCTTCATGAGGAGGATGTTATTCCGCTTAGAGAAGCAGTTCTTCAAGTAGATGGTGTGAAAAAAATTGGTTCTTTATATGCACGGGAGCATGGTCATTATGTTATTGTCGATATTAAAGTGTCCGTAGATCCATACATTACTGTAGAAGAAGGACACCGTATTGGAAAACATGTGAAAGAAATACTTATGAAACAAGATAATGTACAAAATGTATTCGTACATATAAATCCGTATTCTCCAAATTAA
- the secDF gene encoding protein translocase subunit SecDF codes for MAKRGTRIAAFFLIVLLIGGVIGAAGKDIAKGISLGLDLRGGFEILYEVKPAKKGDKIDRDVLVSTVGALENRVNVLGVSEPNIQIEGQDRIRVQLAGVQDQQKAREMLSTQAKLTFRDVDDNLLMDGTDLKGGGAKQTFDEQGRASVGLTLKSAEKFREVTEKISKMPPPTNLMVIWLDFEEGKDSYKAESAKPNPKFLSAATVNQVFNQAEVSIVGGNFTVESAKQLSSLLNAGALPVDLKEMYSTSVGAKFGQQALEQTIFASAIGIALIFLFMLVFYRLPGLVAVIMLGLYIFVTLLVFNWMHAVLTLPGIAALVLGVGIAVDANIITYERLKEELKIGKSMMSAFRAGNHRSLATILDANVTTLAAAGVLFVYGNSSVKGFATSLIVSILVGFITNVFGTRFLLGLLVKSRYFDKKPGYFGVKQKDIIPLTKGVVHPPTRFDRINFVNIGHKFLIFSIVVVIAGAIILPIFKLNLGIDFASGTRIDLQSKQAVTVSDVHKDFKELNIDVKEENIVPTGDDNKGFAVRTLGVLSKDEIAKTKTFFHDKYGTDPNVSTVSPTIGKEIARYASIAVLIASAVIILYVSIRFRFTYALSAVLALLHDAFTMIVMFSIFQLEVDLTFIAAVLTIIGYSINDSIVTFDRNRELYKQKKRVRDIKDLEEIVNASIRQTLGRSINTVLTVLFPVIALLIFGSESLRNFSFALLVGLIVGTYSSVFVASQIWLMLENRRLKKGRNKKKVEKVESEPQV; via the coding sequence ATGGCAAAGCGTGGTACGAGAATTGCCGCCTTTTTCCTCATCGTCTTATTAATCGGTGGAGTAATTGGTGCGGCAGGAAAAGACATAGCAAAAGGAATTAGTCTAGGACTAGACCTTCGCGGTGGTTTTGAAATTCTGTATGAAGTAAAACCAGCCAAAAAAGGTGATAAAATCGATCGAGATGTACTTGTAAGTACAGTAGGTGCTCTTGAAAATCGTGTCAATGTTCTCGGTGTAAGTGAGCCGAACATTCAAATCGAAGGGCAAGATCGAATTCGTGTACAGCTTGCTGGTGTACAAGATCAGCAAAAAGCACGTGAAATGTTATCAACACAAGCGAAATTAACATTCCGTGATGTGGATGATAACCTTCTTATGGATGGAACGGATTTAAAAGGCGGCGGAGCGAAGCAAACATTTGATGAGCAAGGCCGTGCGAGCGTAGGTCTTACACTAAAAAGTGCTGAAAAATTCCGTGAAGTAACTGAAAAAATTTCTAAAATGCCACCACCAACGAATTTAATGGTAATTTGGCTTGACTTTGAAGAAGGAAAAGATTCGTATAAAGCAGAATCTGCAAAACCGAATCCGAAATTCTTATCAGCAGCAACAGTAAACCAAGTATTTAACCAAGCTGAAGTATCTATCGTAGGTGGAAACTTCACAGTTGAAAGTGCGAAACAACTTTCATCTTTATTAAATGCAGGTGCACTTCCTGTTGATTTAAAAGAAATGTATTCAACATCTGTTGGAGCGAAATTTGGTCAACAAGCGTTAGAGCAAACGATTTTCGCTAGTGCGATTGGTATCGCTCTTATTTTCTTATTTATGCTTGTATTCTACCGTTTACCAGGACTTGTAGCGGTTATTATGTTAGGGTTATACATTTTCGTTACATTACTTGTCTTTAACTGGATGCATGCAGTTCTTACGTTGCCAGGTATTGCAGCGTTAGTGCTCGGGGTAGGTATCGCAGTTGATGCAAATATTATTACGTACGAGAGACTGAAAGAAGAGCTGAAAATTGGTAAGTCAATGATGTCGGCATTCCGTGCTGGTAACCATCGATCATTAGCAACAATTCTAGATGCAAACGTTACGACTCTTGCAGCAGCTGGTGTGTTATTCGTTTATGGTAATAGCTCTGTAAAAGGATTTGCAACAAGTTTAATCGTAAGTATTTTAGTTGGTTTTATTACGAACGTATTCGGTACTCGTTTCTTACTAGGTCTACTTGTAAAGAGCCGTTACTTTGATAAAAAACCAGGATATTTTGGTGTGAAACAAAAGGATATTATTCCATTAACAAAAGGTGTAGTACATCCGCCAACAAGATTTGATCGTATTAATTTCGTAAATATCGGTCATAAATTCCTTATCTTCTCGATTGTAGTTGTAATTGCGGGTGCAATTATCTTACCAATTTTCAAATTGAATCTTGGTATTGACTTTGCGAGTGGTACACGTATCGACTTGCAATCAAAACAAGCCGTTACTGTGTCTGATGTTCATAAAGATTTTAAAGAATTGAACATTGATGTGAAGGAAGAAAATATTGTACCGACTGGAGATGACAATAAAGGTTTCGCAGTTCGTACATTAGGTGTTTTATCAAAAGATGAAATTGCGAAAACAAAAACATTCTTCCACGATAAATATGGTACAGATCCAAACGTAAGTACAGTTTCACCGACAATCGGTAAAGAAATTGCACGATATGCATCTATCGCAGTACTGATTGCTTCTGCGGTTATCATTTTATACGTAAGTATTCGTTTCCGATTTACGTATGCGTTATCTGCAGTACTTGCATTATTACATGACGCATTCACTATGATAGTTATGTTTAGTATCTTCCAACTAGAGGTAGACTTAACGTTTATTGCTGCAGTACTAACAATCATCGGTTATTCTATTAATGACTCGATTGTTACATTTGATAGAAACCGTGAATTATACAAACAGAAAAAACGAGTGCGCGATATAAAAGATCTAGAAGAAATCGTAAATGCAAGTATTCGCCAAACGCTTGGTCGCTCGATTAACACCGTATTAACAGTGTTATTCCCAGTAATTGCACTGCTTATCTTCGGTAGTGAGTCACTACGTAACTTCTCGTTTGCGCTACTTGTTGGATTAATTGTAGGTACGTACTCTTCTGTTTTCGTTGCCTCTCAAATTTGGTTAATGCTTGAAAACCGTCGTTTGAAAAAGGGAAGAAACAAGAAGAAGGTTGAGAAAGTAGAATCTGAACCGCAAGTATAG
- a CDS encoding post-transcriptional regulator — MLDREALVESYRGQLQVVLESKVEEFQMFGYDRVTDDDIWKFLKVKKWKKIDSDVRLYELVNDVLTVTANEYMTYLTVEAYQAPLWSFDEYENK, encoded by the coding sequence ATGTTAGATAGAGAGGCTTTGGTAGAATCATACCGCGGACAGTTACAAGTCGTTTTAGAAAGTAAAGTAGAAGAGTTTCAAATGTTCGGTTACGACCGAGTGACAGATGATGACATTTGGAAGTTTCTTAAAGTGAAAAAGTGGAAGAAGATAGACAGCGATGTTAGATTGTATGAATTAGTTAATGACGTATTAACAGTAACAGCTAATGAATATATGACATATTTAACTGTTGAAGCTTACCAAGCGCCACTTTGGTCATTTGATGAGTACGAAAATAAATAA